CGGACGTGAAGGGTTTGGATACGGGCTGTGTCTATGGGAGATGGCTCACCGGATGGTGCCCGGAAGAGGCGCGGTTTTATCATGTGGATGCCAGGAAGGAGTACGCGCCTCTTGCCAGGGACTGACAACGATGAATGGTTCGGGATGGAAGTCCAAAATGACCGCGTGCAAGATCTGCCCGACCGGTCGCCTCGCCCGACGCCGAGGGATTCGGACGATCCGGATCTGGCCGATGTGACTTCCGCCCGGGTCCGCATGGACCTGCTGGCCGGCAGCGGAATGATCGCCGGCTCGGTCGGATCGTTCGTGTTGATCCTTCTTTGGCCTGTGGGTATCTATCCGCTTTTGTTGCTGATTCTGCCAATCGTCTTGGCGTATTCTGGCATACGGCGGCTTCTGCGCGGACTCGCAGGGCTGGCTCCCACCCGAAGTCGGGAAGACTGATCGACGAATCAGGACTCGATCTTCTCTCCGCAGTGAGGACAGGTTTTGGTGCTGGCCTGCTCGATGCGGCGCAATTCGGAAAACCCGTCGGCCAAGATTCCCGCAGGCAACGCGAACAGTCCGATTCCCAGGATCGCGATCACCGAGGCGGCCAGTTTTCCGATCCAGGTGATCGGGTAGATGTCCCCATAGCCAACCGTGGTAAGGGTGGCGACCGCCCACCACATGGATGCCGGAATGCTGGTGAATTTATCGGGCTGGGCTTGGAACTCGGCGTGGTACATCACGCTGGCGGCCAGCACGATCAACACGAACAGCGCGAAGATGGTGGCGATGAGGTCGTTGGACTTCAGCCGCAAGACTCTTCCCATCAAGGCAAGCGCGGTGGAATAGCGCCCGAGCTTGAGCACGCGCAGAAGTCGCAGCAGACGCAACGCCCACAACACGCGC
This DNA window, taken from Fibrobacterota bacterium, encodes the following:
- a CDS encoding ion transporter, with translation MFDRHRKKIWDLVEVARHPEHNRSVFDWYDVFLSILVVVNVAAVVVETVPEIIAVYGGAFQTLEIFSVIVFTLEYLVRLWACPADPRYDNSWKGRLRYATSFLSVVDLLAILPFYLGTWFSGDLRVLWALRLLRLLRVLKLGRYSTALALMGRVLRLKSNDLIATIFALFVLIVLAASVMYHAEFQAQPDKFTSIPASMWWAVATLTTVGYGDIYPITWIGKLAASVIAILGIGLFALPAGILADGFSELRRIEQASTKTCPHCGEKIES